The Leucobacter rhizosphaerae genome includes a region encoding these proteins:
- a CDS encoding TlpA family protein disulfide reductase produces the protein MTPVAAGIAILFLVLAALGLGLALRRRGPRVRAVASDERVDPVELGALSLGEVGTVVQFSTAYCTRCPGTQRLLTDLVRDRDGITFLHVDVTEDPRLATKYRLLQTPTVLFVDAAGRPRTRISGTVTRPALVHELNALTGGTA, from the coding sequence ATGACCCCCGTCGCCGCCGGCATCGCGATCCTGTTCCTCGTGCTCGCGGCCCTCGGCCTCGGCCTCGCACTCCGACGTCGTGGGCCGCGGGTGCGGGCCGTCGCAAGCGATGAACGGGTGGATCCCGTCGAGCTCGGCGCACTCTCCCTCGGCGAGGTCGGCACGGTCGTGCAGTTCAGCACCGCGTACTGCACCCGGTGCCCGGGCACGCAGCGACTGCTCACCGACCTCGTGCGCGACCGCGACGGCATCACGTTCCTGCACGTGGACGTCACCGAGGATCCCCGCCTCGCCACGAAGTACCGCCTGCTCCAGACCCCGACCGTGCTCTTCGTCGATGCGGCCGGTCGGCCGCGCACCCGCATCAGCGGCACCGTCACGAGACCGGCCCTCGTCCACGAACTCAACGCACTCACCGGAGGCACCGCATGA
- a CDS encoding DUF1295 domain-containing protein: MSQPRSRSLILIVVAIVLGGLLAWAGSQHGWILGGGTSGVPGFAVAVVIAFVVQWLVYIPSAIAQSDRYFDLTGSATYILVTILLLVLSPGLDPRNVILTVLIVIWAARLGSFLFARNRRSGTDDRFDEIKTSKLRFLSVWTVQGLWVSLTAAAAWISLASSNHAPLGWSTWIGLAIWILGFSFEVIADAQKSRFKADPANDGKFIQSGLWSVSRHPNYFGEILLWVGVLVIAAPALQGWQWIAVLSPIFVFVLLTRVSGIPLLEAKAKRKWGDDPEYQAYRARTPRLIPRLGAGRRPRGTDPDLVG, encoded by the coding sequence ATGTCCCAGCCGCGATCCCGCTCGCTCATCCTCATCGTCGTCGCGATCGTGCTCGGCGGGCTCCTCGCCTGGGCGGGCAGCCAGCACGGCTGGATCCTCGGCGGCGGCACCTCCGGGGTCCCCGGGTTCGCAGTCGCCGTGGTGATCGCCTTCGTCGTGCAGTGGCTCGTCTACATCCCGTCGGCGATCGCCCAATCCGACCGCTACTTCGATCTCACCGGCAGCGCCACCTACATCCTGGTGACGATCCTGCTCCTCGTGCTCTCCCCGGGGCTCGATCCGCGCAATGTGATCCTGACGGTGCTGATCGTGATCTGGGCCGCCCGCCTCGGCAGCTTCCTGTTCGCCCGCAATCGGCGATCCGGCACCGACGACCGCTTCGACGAGATCAAGACCTCGAAGCTGCGCTTCCTCTCCGTGTGGACCGTGCAGGGGCTGTGGGTCAGCCTGACCGCCGCAGCCGCCTGGATCTCGCTCGCGTCGTCGAACCACGCCCCGCTCGGCTGGTCGACGTGGATCGGGCTCGCGATCTGGATCCTCGGATTCTCCTTCGAGGTCATCGCCGACGCGCAGAAGAGCCGCTTCAAGGCCGACCCCGCGAACGACGGGAAGTTCATCCAGTCGGGGCTGTGGTCGGTCTCGCGACACCCGAACTACTTCGGCGAGATCCTGCTCTGGGTCGGCGTCCTCGTGATCGCGGCGCCCGCGCTGCAGGGCTGGCAGTGGATCGCGGTGCTCTCGCCGATCTTCGTGTTCGTGCTGCTCACCCGGGTGAGTGGGATCCCCCTGCTCGAGGCGAAGGCGAAGCGCAAGTGGGGCGATGATCCCGAGTACCAGGCGTACCGGGCGCGCACGCCGCGGCTCATCCCCCGGCTCGGTGCCGGTCGCCGCCCGCGCGGCACCGACCCCGACCTCGTGGGCTAA
- a CDS encoding SHOCT domain-containing protein, with the protein MNVLSVVEYQGFWGSFGDLIWWFLSLFVLFAYIMAVFSVISDLFRDHTLNGWWKAVWVIFLIFVPFITVVIYLIARGRGMSERAAAQAKQFQDAQDAYIQQVAGSTPTDEIARAKDLLDAGSITEAEYQQLKAQALARAN; encoded by the coding sequence GTGAACGTTCTGTCTGTTGTCGAGTATCAGGGATTCTGGGGGTCGTTCGGCGACCTGATCTGGTGGTTCCTGTCGCTGTTCGTGCTGTTCGCCTACATCATGGCGGTGTTCTCCGTGATCTCGGATCTCTTCCGCGACCACACGCTCAACGGCTGGTGGAAGGCCGTCTGGGTCATCTTCCTGATCTTCGTGCCGTTCATCACCGTGGTGATCTACCTGATCGCGCGCGGTCGCGGCATGTCCGAGCGCGCGGCGGCGCAGGCGAAGCAGTTCCAGGACGCGCAGGACGCCTACATTCAGCAGGTTGCGGGCTCGACGCCCACCGACGAGATCGCCCGGGCGAAGGATCTGCTCGACGCGGGCAGCATCACCGAGGCGGAGTACCAGCAGCTCAAGGCGCAGGCGCTGGCGCGCGCGAACTGA
- a CDS encoding AMP-dependent synthetase/ligase: protein MTSSDPRHQPEATSTIAAASGAAAPHASTPQTVDIEQTRNVTELLMQRVRTAPRHIAFETRPAGKPLDAEWTQITTREFADQVSAFAKGLIASGVRAGDTVMIMAPTQYLWAVVDHAALFAGAVVVPVYDTASPAQLQAIIADARPVLAFTGTAVHGERLAQAATASGTEAPQLRLLDPDPAIPNDASLAGLAELGTTVTDAQLEERRLAATLDDVATIVYTSGTTGDPKGALITHRNLVGQVLNTAAAYSEVVQETGNTVLFLPLTHVLGRALQLICIANGMRVAHLSDPKEVVQSLAILRPTFLVVVPRVLEKIEDAAANSAREKKVLPLWRAAHRAAVAWGVHLEAMDRDPGARAPLGLRLRHALFDRVFYGKLRAVMGGRIDYLLSGAATLRPELARFFRGIGVPVIEGYGLTETTAPLTGGRPGSLVAGSVGTPLPGNAVRIADSGEVLAKGVGVFAGYRNPVHTEQAFVDGYFRTGDLGSLAPDGTLTLRGRLKHVIVTSTGRTVSPESWEQTVEQHPLVAHAALVGTDRPYLTALVVIDTEAATAWFRDRGDAPARALTEDGLVVCADGRLTEEISAAIHRANAAVSPSERVQAWEAVVIGEDRASEFVTPTMKLKRQALLDEAASITDGLYR from the coding sequence GTGACCAGCAGCGATCCCAGACACCAGCCCGAGGCGACCTCGACGATCGCAGCGGCGTCCGGCGCTGCGGCGCCGCACGCGTCGACGCCGCAGACCGTCGACATCGAGCAGACGAGGAACGTCACCGAGCTCCTCATGCAGCGCGTCCGCACCGCGCCGCGGCACATCGCGTTCGAGACGCGTCCCGCGGGCAAACCGCTCGATGCCGAGTGGACGCAGATCACCACGCGCGAGTTCGCCGATCAGGTCAGCGCGTTCGCGAAGGGCCTGATCGCCAGCGGCGTGCGCGCCGGGGACACCGTGATGATCATGGCGCCCACCCAGTATCTCTGGGCGGTGGTGGATCACGCCGCCCTCTTCGCCGGGGCCGTCGTGGTGCCGGTCTACGATACGGCGTCCCCCGCGCAGCTCCAGGCCATCATCGCGGATGCCCGCCCGGTCCTCGCTTTCACCGGCACCGCCGTGCACGGCGAGCGCCTGGCGCAGGCGGCCACGGCCTCCGGTACCGAGGCCCCGCAGCTTCGGCTACTGGATCCCGATCCCGCGATCCCGAACGACGCCTCGCTCGCGGGGCTCGCCGAGCTGGGCACGACGGTGACCGACGCGCAGCTCGAGGAGCGGCGCCTGGCCGCGACCCTCGACGACGTCGCCACCATCGTCTACACCTCCGGCACGACGGGCGACCCGAAGGGTGCGCTCATCACGCACCGCAACCTGGTCGGCCAGGTGCTCAACACCGCCGCGGCCTACTCCGAGGTCGTGCAGGAGACGGGCAACACCGTGCTCTTCCTGCCCCTCACCCACGTGCTCGGCCGGGCCCTGCAGCTCATCTGCATCGCCAACGGCATGCGCGTCGCCCACCTCTCGGACCCGAAGGAGGTCGTGCAGTCGCTCGCGATCCTGCGACCGACGTTCCTCGTGGTGGTGCCGCGGGTGCTCGAGAAGATCGAGGACGCGGCCGCGAACTCCGCCCGGGAGAAGAAGGTGCTGCCGCTCTGGCGGGCCGCCCACCGCGCCGCCGTCGCCTGGGGCGTGCACCTCGAGGCAATGGATCGGGATCCCGGTGCGCGTGCACCGCTCGGGCTCCGACTGCGGCACGCACTCTTCGATCGGGTCTTCTACGGCAAGCTCCGCGCGGTCATGGGCGGCCGGATCGACTACCTCCTGTCGGGTGCCGCCACGCTGCGCCCGGAGCTCGCCCGCTTCTTCCGCGGGATCGGGGTGCCGGTCATCGAGGGCTACGGCCTCACCGAGACGACCGCACCGCTGACCGGCGGACGCCCGGGCTCGCTCGTCGCCGGCTCCGTCGGCACGCCGCTCCCCGGCAACGCCGTGCGGATCGCCGACTCCGGGGAGGTGCTGGCGAAAGGCGTCGGCGTCTTCGCGGGGTACCGCAACCCGGTGCACACGGAGCAGGCGTTCGTCGACGGCTACTTCCGCACCGGCGACCTCGGATCCCTCGCACCCGATGGCACCCTCACCCTGCGCGGCCGCCTGAAGCACGTGATCGTGACCTCGACCGGGCGCACCGTCTCCCCCGAGAGCTGGGAGCAGACCGTCGAGCAGCACCCGCTCGTCGCGCACGCGGCCCTCGTCGGCACGGATCGTCCGTACCTCACCGCCCTGGTGGTCATCGACACCGAGGCGGCGACGGCGTGGTTCCGCGACCGCGGCGACGCGCCCGCGCGAGCCCTCACCGAGGACGGGCTGGTCGTCTGCGCGGACGGCCGGCTGACCGAGGAGATCTCGGCGGCGATCCACCGCGCGAATGCCGCCGTCTCGCCCTCCGAACGCGTTCAGGCGTGGGAGGCGGTCGTGATCGGTGAGGACCGCGCGAGCGAGTTCGTCACGCCGACCATGAAGCTCAAACGGCAGGCGCTCCTCGACGAGGCCGCGTCGATCACCGACGGCCTCTACCGCTGA
- a CDS encoding SRPBCC family protein, with translation MATNTRHFQCPPEAVFDVLADGWLYPTWVVGAARMRDVDEGWPGPGARLRHSFGAWPILTDDTTRCVEWDPPTRAVFIARGWPMGEARVAFDVEARASGCWVTMTEAAIRGPVALVPRPLTNALLRWRNTEVLRRLAYIAEAKRGPDRAE, from the coding sequence GTGGCGACCAACACCCGGCACTTCCAGTGCCCACCCGAGGCGGTGTTCGACGTGCTCGCGGACGGGTGGCTGTACCCGACCTGGGTGGTAGGGGCCGCGCGGATGCGCGATGTCGACGAGGGGTGGCCGGGCCCGGGTGCACGGTTGCGGCACTCCTTCGGAGCCTGGCCGATCCTCACCGATGACACGACTCGGTGCGTGGAGTGGGATCCGCCGACGCGGGCCGTGTTCATAGCACGAGGCTGGCCGATGGGTGAGGCTCGTGTGGCATTCGACGTCGAGGCCCGAGCCTCCGGGTGCTGGGTGACGATGACGGAGGCCGCGATTCGCGGCCCCGTCGCGCTGGTGCCGAGACCGCTCACGAACGCGTTGCTCCGATGGCGTAACACCGAGGTGCTCCGCCGGCTCGCATACATCGCTGAGGCGAAGCGGGGTCCGGATCGCGCCGAGTGA
- a CDS encoding cation:proton antiporter, with translation MTIDLTFFLVPLAAVIAPLLAALVKRVLVVPLIVFEIGLGMAMGPSGLGWVQDSSTLEVFSWVGLAMLFFMAGSEIDLQSVHGANGARALGSWMLSAILALAAGLVFGGSLLAAVIIAIALTSTALGTITPILRDSGLNTGRIGVAISGAGAVGEFLPLVAITVFLSGQQPIAGLLTLVIFVSLAAVAFVVSLRAPSPGLHRMVVSTLHTSGQFGVRMVMALLAGLIAMALVLDVDFLLGAFTAGLLARVVLRALPREEHRIVDMKLEAVAFGFFVPLFFVTTGVGFPLRDLLANGAALALVPLFAGVILVVRGVPAFLTQPRGTSLSDRRTVALFTATTLPIVIAVTTIGVDTGALDASLAAALTGGALLSVLLFPMLALVGRSRAVSRGTDGTPATRTPDA, from the coding sequence ATGACCATCGACCTGACCTTCTTCCTCGTGCCACTCGCCGCGGTCATCGCCCCGCTCCTCGCCGCACTCGTGAAGCGGGTGCTCGTCGTGCCGCTCATCGTCTTCGAGATCGGCCTCGGCATGGCGATGGGGCCGTCGGGTCTCGGCTGGGTACAGGACAGCAGCACGCTGGAGGTCTTCTCCTGGGTCGGACTCGCCATGCTCTTCTTCATGGCGGGCAGCGAGATCGACCTGCAGTCCGTGCACGGGGCGAACGGCGCGCGCGCACTCGGGAGCTGGATGCTCTCGGCGATCCTCGCGCTGGCCGCGGGTCTGGTATTCGGGGGCAGCCTGCTCGCCGCGGTGATCATCGCGATCGCCCTCACCAGCACGGCCCTCGGCACGATCACGCCGATTCTTCGGGACTCCGGGCTCAATACTGGACGCATCGGCGTCGCGATCTCGGGTGCGGGCGCCGTCGGGGAGTTTCTGCCGCTCGTCGCAATCACCGTGTTCCTGAGCGGGCAGCAACCGATCGCCGGGCTGCTCACCCTCGTCATCTTCGTCTCGCTCGCGGCCGTGGCCTTCGTCGTTTCCCTGCGCGCGCCGAGCCCGGGCCTGCATCGCATGGTCGTCTCGACCCTGCACACGAGCGGGCAGTTCGGGGTGCGGATGGTCATGGCGCTCCTCGCGGGTCTCATCGCCATGGCGCTGGTGCTGGATGTCGACTTCTTGCTCGGCGCCTTCACTGCGGGGCTGCTCGCTCGGGTGGTGCTCCGCGCCCTGCCCCGCGAGGAGCACCGGATCGTGGACATGAAACTCGAGGCGGTCGCGTTCGGCTTCTTCGTGCCGCTCTTCTTCGTGACGACCGGCGTGGGATTTCCGCTTCGGGATCTGCTCGCGAACGGTGCAGCGCTCGCGCTGGTGCCGCTCTTCGCGGGCGTCATCCTGGTGGTGCGAGGTGTGCCGGCCTTCCTGACCCAGCCGCGGGGCACCTCACTGAGCGACCGCCGCACGGTCGCCTTGTTCACCGCGACCACGCTGCCGATCGTGATCGCGGTCACGACGATCGGCGTCGACACCGGTGCGCTCGATGCCTCGCTCGCCGCCGCTCTGACGGGCGGGGCGCTGCTCTCGGTGCTGCTCTTCCCGATGCTGGCTCTCGTCGGTCGCTCGCGCGCAGTCTCGCGCGGTACTGACGGGACACCCGCGACCAGAACGCCCGACGCCTGA
- a CDS encoding DUF4395 family protein → MTQHTTPPTTPDTPAPAAAETSQAGIDPRGPRVSAAITSLLLVVTIFLALTGTSTSSALSTLSIGERIADPAFLLLLVVALLFAWSLVSARTQPLSVFFRRVVQPRLAPTAEREDPRPPRFAQGVGLVVVGVGLVLQLAGVPWGLPIAAAAAFVAAFLNAAIGFCLGCEIYLLLARLRSRRA, encoded by the coding sequence ATGACCCAGCACACCACCCCGCCCACCACCCCGGACACCCCCGCACCCGCAGCGGCTGAGACCTCCCAGGCGGGCATCGACCCGCGCGGACCCCGCGTGAGCGCCGCGATCACGTCGCTGTTGCTCGTCGTGACGATCTTCCTCGCGCTGACCGGCACGTCGACGTCCAGCGCGCTGTCGACCCTCTCGATCGGGGAGCGGATCGCGGATCCCGCGTTCCTCCTGCTCTTGGTGGTCGCGCTGCTCTTCGCGTGGTCGCTCGTGTCGGCCCGGACTCAGCCGCTCTCGGTGTTCTTCCGCAGGGTCGTCCAGCCGCGCCTGGCCCCCACCGCGGAGCGCGAGGACCCCAGGCCGCCGCGCTTCGCGCAGGGTGTCGGGCTCGTGGTCGTGGGTGTCGGGTTGGTGCTCCAGCTCGCCGGCGTGCCGTGGGGGCTGCCGATCGCGGCGGCGGCGGCCTTCGTCGCGGCGTTCCTCAACGCGGCGATCGGGTTCTGCCTCGGCTGCGAGATCTACCTGCTGCTCGCCAGGCTGCGCTCCCGCCGGGCTTAG